One stretch of Brachyhypopomus gauderio isolate BG-103 chromosome 8, BGAUD_0.2, whole genome shotgun sequence DNA includes these proteins:
- the klhl41b gene encoding kelch-like protein 41b, whose protein sequence is MDQQALKEELRLFQSTLLQDGLKELLNENKFVDCTLKVGDHCLPCHRLILAACSPYFRDLFFSEDGKVKEDLKEVALDDVDPDILDMIIKYLYSAEIALTDDNVQEIFAVANRFQIPSVFTVCVNYLQKKLSMVNCLAIFRLGLVLNVPRLAVAARDYIADRFESLVNEEEFLQLAPHELFALIGGDMLNVEKEEVVFESLMKWVHNDKEKRAKVLSDAIECIRFRLLSEKFFKEKVETDELIRADPEVMKKLQVIKDAFKGKLPDTKKKEKQEGDVNGEVEEEELLPGYLNNNRRLGMYGRDLIVMVTDTAAVAYDVTENECFLVAMAEQVPKNHVSVCTKKNQLFIIGGLFVDDDNKETPLQCYFYQLDSLSADWLALPPMPSPRCLFSMGEHENLLFAIGGKDLQTNESLDSVMCYDTEKMKWSETKKLPVRIHGHAVVSHNGLVYCIGGKTDENKAINKLFVYNHKQSEWRELAGMSTSRAMFGAVVHNGNIIVTGGVNEEGLTATSEIYDFATNKWSVFTEFPQERSSVNLVSSGGNLYAIGGFAIVELENKEVGPSEITDIWQYEDDKKQWSGMLREMRYASGASCVPMRLNAARMPKL, encoded by the exons ATGGATCAGCAGGCCCTGAAGGAAGAGCTTCGTCTGTTCCAGAGCACATTGTTGCAGGACGGGCTGAAGGAACTTCTGAATGAGAACAAGTTTGTAGACTGCACTTTAAAAGTGGGCGACCACTGTCTGCCATGTCACCGCCTCATTCTGGCTGCCTGCAGCCCCTACTTCAGGGATCTGTTCTTCTCTGAAGACGGAAAGGTCAAAGAGGACCTCAAAGAAGTGGCATTAGATGACGTGGATCCTGACATCCTGGACATGATCATCAAGTACCTTTACTCTGCCGAGATTGCGCTAACTGATGACAACGTTCAGGAGATATTTGCTGTTGCCAATCGCTTCCAGATCCCGTCTGTattcacagtgtgtgtgaactACCTGCAGAAGAAGCTCTCCATGGTCAACTGCCTCGCCATCTTCCGACTTGGCCTAGTCTTGAATGTCCCCCGGCTGGCTGTGGCAGCACGGGACTATATTGCAGATCGCTTTGAGAGCCTTGTCAACGAGGAGGAGTTCCTACAGTTGGCACCACACGAGCTCTTTGCCCTGATTGGTGGAGACATGCTGAACGTAGAGAAGGAGGAAGTGGTGTTTGAGTCACTAATGAAATGGGTGCATAACGACAAGGAAAAACGTGCCAAGGTGCTTAGCGATGCCATTGAGTGCATTCGCTTCCGTCTGCTGTCTGAAAAGTTCTTCAAAGAAAAAGTCGAAACTGATGAACTCATTAGGGCTGATCCAGAAGTCATGAAGAAACTGCAGGTCATCAAAGATGCTTTCAAAGGGAAACTTCCAGATACgaaaaagaaggaaaaacaAGAAGGAGATGtaaatggagaggtggaggaagaaGAGCTATTGCCAGGATACCTGAATAACAACCGCAGACTGGGTATGTATGGACGGGATTTGATCGTCATGGTCACTGACACAGCGGCAGTCGCATATGATGTCACAGAGAACGAGTGCTTCCTGGTGGCCATGGCAGAGCAGGTACCGAAGAAccatgtgagcgtgtgcaccAAAAAGAACCAGCTTTTCATCATCGGTGGGCTATTTGTGGATGATGACAATAAGGAAACACCACTGCAGTGCTACTTTTACCAG CTGGACAGCCTTTCAGCCGACTGGCTCGCCTTaccacctatgccaagccccAGGTGCCTGTTCAGCATGGGAGAACATGAAAATTTGCTGTTCGCTATTGGTGGAAAAGACCTACAGACCAATGAGTCTCTTGATTCTGTCATGTGTTATGACACAGA GAAGATGAAATGGAGCGAAACTAAGAAACTTCCTGTCCGTATCCATGGACATGCTGTGGTCTCACATAATGGCCTGGTATACTGCATTGGAGGAAAGACTGATGAGAA tAAAGCTATAAACAAGCTGTTCGTATATAACCACAAGCAATCCGAGTGGAGGGAGCTCGCTGGAATGAGTACCTCCAGAGCGATGTTTGGTGCTGTTGTGCACAATGGGAATATCATTGTGACTGGAGGAGTCAACGAGGAAGGACTGACCGCCACATCTGAAATCTATGATTTCGCGACAAACAA GTGGAGTGTGTTCACAGAGTTCCCTCAGGAACGCAGCTCTGTCAACCTCGTAAGCAGTGGTGGAAATCTTTATGCTATTGGAGGATTTGCTATCGTGGAGCTGGAGAACAAAGAAGTTGGACCCTCAGAAATCACAGACATTTGGCA